The Miscanthus floridulus cultivar M001 chromosome 7, ASM1932011v1, whole genome shotgun sequence genome includes a region encoding these proteins:
- the LOC136464098 gene encoding uncharacterized protein, translating into MEFCPVCGMLLQIDPGTGSHRLRLFCPVCPYVCPIQNKIVKKARLVKKEVEPIFSTADEMKSAPKTAVTCQRCNHGEAYFKQMQIRSADEPMTTIYRCCKEECQHEWRED; encoded by the exons ATGGAATTTTGCCCGGTGTGTGGGATGCTGCTGCAGATCGATCCGGGCACCGGAAGCCACCGCCTGCGCCTCTTCTGCCCCGTCTGCCCCTACGTCTGCCCCATCCAGAACAAG ATCGTGAAGAAGGCGAGGTTGGTCAAGAAGGAGGTGGAGCCCATCTTCAGCACGGCGGACGAGATGAAGTCGGCCCCTAAGACCGCAG TTACATGCCAAAGATGCAATCATGGAGAAGCATACTTCAAGCAGATGCAGATTCGATCAGCTGATGAACCGATGACAACAATATACAGGTGTTGCAAAGAGGAATGCCAGCATGAATGGAGAGAGGATTGA